A stretch of the Halodesulfovibrio sp. MK-HDV genome encodes the following:
- a CDS encoding hydrogenase iron-sulfur subunit — protein MAEKIGVYFDQSALGIIDAEELSTGVSKKFGDACPVVKIFPVLAASSAREEIKKDIVEHELDGIAICGSSPRVDWDIYEFENVLVERINLREQCAMTYKNPDGTIPAAGGTAPELLMAMAKDYVTMGIVKLQKTSVPAPPEFESVKTILVLGGGWAGLTAAKQAADYGYNVILVEKDAQLGGKALNMLKTVPLTFPYEEAHDTGLEAKIEEVTAHENVKVVLNATVEKLAGTPGQYTAQVAGQEYSIGAVVLAAGWKPMDNELLAPLGYGSMPNVVTSAEYELLARDGKLDAKRVAFIVNTENVTGGDIYAAPEEAEETADSDEEKPEGYVHDDLESVRHLAYSSYVNSMIALKHANYLCDAHEDARAYVLYDSMVVPGIHERYYKAAQDRLGIMMSKADIKGITEEGGSLLVSAGNTLMGEDVEIPVDMVVLPTGIVPATAKDPVMNFEYRQGPAFPDLDLFDGFADSNYICFPYETRRTGVYAAGCVRQPMMMDAVEEDAIGATMKAIQCVEAANHGVSVHPRSGDLSYPVFNFVRCTQCKRCTEECPFGALDDDEKGTPLPNFSRCRRCGTCMGACPERVISFDNYSVDQIGSMIREIDVPDDMEVGGPRVLILACENDAYPALDMAAIRGKSWSPYVRIIPVRCLGSVNAIWVADAMSKGIDGVMLLGCKYGDDYQCHFVKGSEICNRRKENIAETLERLGVEPDRVEQYEVAIDEYDKVPGMIDGFMDMVFEKGPNPFKGY, from the coding sequence ATGGCCGAAAAAATTGGCGTATATTTTGACCAGTCCGCACTCGGCATCATTGATGCTGAAGAGCTGAGCACTGGCGTATCGAAAAAGTTTGGCGATGCCTGCCCTGTCGTAAAAATTTTTCCTGTACTTGCTGCATCAAGTGCACGTGAAGAAATTAAAAAAGACATTGTCGAGCATGAGTTGGACGGAATCGCAATTTGTGGTTCTTCCCCTCGTGTAGACTGGGACATCTACGAGTTTGAAAACGTTCTTGTGGAGCGCATTAACCTGCGCGAACAATGTGCAATGACGTATAAGAACCCGGATGGAACCATCCCTGCTGCTGGCGGTACTGCTCCTGAACTTCTTATGGCCATGGCGAAAGATTACGTAACCATGGGTATAGTTAAGCTTCAGAAAACATCAGTTCCAGCGCCACCTGAGTTTGAATCTGTTAAAACTATCCTCGTTCTCGGTGGTGGTTGGGCAGGTCTTACTGCAGCAAAACAGGCTGCTGATTACGGTTACAATGTAATTCTTGTGGAAAAAGATGCACAACTCGGCGGTAAAGCGCTGAACATGCTTAAAACTGTTCCACTTACATTCCCGTATGAAGAAGCTCACGACACTGGTCTTGAAGCAAAAATTGAAGAAGTAACAGCCCACGAGAATGTTAAGGTAGTACTTAACGCTACTGTCGAAAAACTCGCTGGTACTCCTGGTCAGTACACTGCACAGGTTGCAGGTCAGGAATACAGTATTGGTGCAGTTGTTCTTGCTGCTGGCTGGAAGCCAATGGATAACGAACTGCTCGCTCCTTTGGGTTACGGTAGCATGCCGAATGTTGTTACTTCTGCTGAATATGAACTGCTTGCTCGAGACGGCAAACTTGACGCAAAGCGTGTTGCATTTATCGTTAATACCGAAAATGTAACAGGCGGCGACATTTACGCAGCACCAGAAGAAGCTGAAGAAACAGCTGATTCTGATGAAGAGAAGCCAGAAGGGTACGTGCATGATGATTTAGAATCTGTACGTCACCTTGCTTACTCCAGCTACGTAAACTCAATGATTGCTCTTAAGCATGCAAACTACCTTTGCGATGCGCATGAAGATGCACGTGCATACGTTTTGTACGATTCCATGGTAGTTCCCGGTATTCATGAGCGTTACTACAAAGCAGCGCAGGATCGTCTTGGCATCATGATGTCCAAGGCTGATATCAAAGGCATTACTGAAGAAGGCGGCTCTCTCTTAGTTTCTGCTGGCAACACCCTTATGGGTGAAGACGTAGAAATTCCAGTAGACATGGTTGTTCTTCCTACCGGTATTGTTCCTGCTACTGCAAAAGATCCAGTAATGAACTTTGAATACCGTCAGGGTCCAGCATTCCCGGATCTTGATCTCTTCGACGGTTTTGCAGATTCTAACTACATCTGCTTCCCATATGAAACTCGTCGTACCGGCGTTTACGCTGCAGGTTGTGTTCGTCAGCCAATGATGATGGACGCTGTAGAAGAAGACGCAATTGGCGCTACCATGAAAGCTATTCAGTGTGTTGAAGCAGCGAACCATGGTGTGTCTGTTCATCCTCGTTCTGGTGACCTTAGCTACCCTGTATTCAACTTTGTTCGTTGTACACAGTGTAAGCGTTGCACCGAAGAGTGTCCGTTCGGCGCTCTGGATGATGATGAAAAAGGTACTCCGCTTCCTAACTTCAGCCGCTGTCGCCGCTGTGGTACCTGTATGGGTGCTTGTCCGGAACGTGTTATCTCCTTTGATAACTACAGTGTCGATCAGATCGGTTCTATGATCCGTGAAATTGATGTACCGGATGACATGGAAGTTGGCGGACCTCGTGTTCTGATCCTTGCATGTGAAAACGACGCATACCCTGCACTTGATATGGCTGCAATTCGTGGTAAGTCATGGAGCCCATACGTACGTATTATTCCAGTACGTTGTCTTGGTTCTGTTAACGCCATCTGGGTTGCTGATGCAATGTCTAAGGGTATTGACGGCGTTATGCTGCTCGGTTGTAAATACGGTGATGATTACCAGTGCCACTTTGTGAAAGGCTCTGAGATTTGTAATCGCCGTAAAGAAAACATCGCTGAAACTCTGGAACGCCTTGGTGTTGAACCTGACCGCGTAGAACAGTATGAAGTTGCAATTGACGAGTACGATAAAGTACCAGGCATGATTGACGGCTTTATGGACATGGTCTTCGAGAAAGGTCCTAACCCATTCAAGGGCTACTAG